Proteins encoded in a region of the Flavobacterium sp. PMTSA4 genome:
- a CDS encoding RNA-binding S4 domain-containing protein, with the protein MRVDKFLWCVRYYKTRNMVTEACKKNQVTVNGQVAKASKEVFPMDKITFRKDQITYIISVLDIPANRVGAKLVDVYRKDETPKESFEHLELLKLSKEHYRKHGEGRPTKKDRRDLDNFGLEQE; encoded by the coding sequence ATGAGAGTAGACAAATTTTTATGGTGTGTGCGCTATTATAAGACCAGAAACATGGTGACAGAGGCTTGTAAAAAAAATCAAGTTACAGTGAATGGTCAAGTAGCAAAAGCATCTAAGGAAGTATTTCCTATGGATAAAATCACCTTTAGAAAAGATCAAATCACCTACATAATTTCTGTTTTAGACATCCCTGCCAACAGAGTTGGTGCAAAATTAGTAGATGTTTACCGCAAAGATGAAACTCCAAAAGAAAGCTTTGAGCATTTGGAATTATTAAAACTCTCTAAAGAGCATTACAGGAAACATGGTGAAGGCAGACCAACCAAAAAGGACAGGAGAGATCTTGATAACTTTGGTTTAGAACAAGAGTAG